CAGTGTTAGGCCTGCTGGCATTTTTGTTCGACCCGTTTGGCGGCCAACCCGAATTGTACAGCACCGGTAAGATCATCCTGGCATTCTTGTGCTCCGTACTGCTTATTCCCTTGCCTATAATAGCCGACCGTGGATTTAACCTGTTCAGCTTCAATGCACCGTCGTGGTCATTATTCTGGGAATATGTCGCCAATATCGTTTATGCATTTGTGCTTTGCAGGATCAGCCGCGGCTATCTACTGCTGTTAACCATCATCTCGGCGGTGGCTATTTGCTTCGTAAGTTACCGTTCCGGCAACTTATTGGGCGGCTGGAGCGGCCCAACCTTTTGGGATGGGAGCGCCCGGATATCGTATTCTTTTTTAGCAGGACTACTTATTTACCGTTCCAACTGGATCATCAAAAACAAGCTGGGATTTACCGGCATAGCCGTATTATTGTTCCTGGCCTTTATCATGCCATCCTCACAATGGAATTGGTTATCCGAACCTTTGGTAGTACTGTTTTACTTTCCCTTGCTGATAGCTTTGGGTGCAGGGGCTACATTAACATCCGGCTTAAAAAAGATTTGCATCTTTTCGGGAAAGATCTCTTACCCGTTGTACATGACGCATTATGCCGTGTTATGGATGTTCGGTAATTATTACACCAGTCATAAGCCCGGCACTATGCAACTGGCTTTCATCATCATAACCGGACTAATTCTGCTGGTTGGAGCTGCGTACCTGGTAATGGTACTTTACGATATTCCTGTAAGAAAATATTTAAGCGATAAACGGAAGGAAAGGCTTGCCAAACAAAAAGCCGGCGGTGTTTAAATTTATTTTTCCTAACGTCATACATTGTAATATCCGGGTTTGAAATTTCTGATGGCAACAGCTCCCCTGCCGCCAAAGGGGAGCTACCTCCTGGTACGCCTCAGTATTCTTTCCTGACCTAAAGAATTAT
The Chitinophaga sp. MM2321 DNA segment above includes these coding regions:
- a CDS encoding acyltransferase: MNKSTATILQTKQHFDILDGLRGVAALAVVIFHFMEWVYTDSSQNFIGHGFLAVDFFFCLSGFVIGYAYDDRIAKMGLLEFFKSRVIRLHPLVIAGSVLGLLAFLFDPFGGQPELYSTGKIILAFLCSVLLIPLPIIADRGFNLFSFNAPSWSLFWEYVANIVYAFVLCRISRGYLLLLTIISAVAICFVSYRSGNLLGGWSGPTFWDGSARISYSFLAGLLIYRSNWIIKNKLGFTGIAVLLFLAFIMPSSQWNWLSEPLVVLFYFPLLIALGAGATLTSGLKKICIFSGKISYPLYMTHYAVLWMFGNYYTSHKPGTMQLAFIIITGLILLVGAAYLVMVLYDIPVRKYLSDKRKERLAKQKAGGV